From Phalacrocorax carbo chromosome 8, bPhaCar2.1, whole genome shotgun sequence, a single genomic window includes:
- the LOC135314758 gene encoding probable D-lactate dehydrogenase, mitochondrial, translated as MALRLGRVLGLGRTLGRRHCCSKRPLPPDFVEALKAVVGGPNVSMAMTVREQHGHDESMHTCAPPDAVVWPQAVEQVQELAALCYRCRVPMVPFGTGTGLEGGVNAVQGGVCFDLSRMDAITELSLEDFSVVVEPGVTHKALNSHLRGTGLWFPVDPGADASLCGMAATGASGTNAVRYGTMRPNVLNLRVVLPDGRLLHTAGPGRQARKRAAGYDLTSLFVGSEGTLGFLTQATLRLHPLPEAVATTIAAFPSVRAAVACTVQVLQAAVPVARIEFLDEVMVGACSRFSGLELPAAATLLLELHGSRHSLAEQQRQAEEIVRLNGGSGLAWAEEPEERGRLWAMRHRAWYAALALRPGCQGYSTDICVPISRLTDVVVETQRDLQGSGLTGPMVGHVGDGNFHCLLVFDPQDPAEAQRVHAFAQRLGRRALAAGGTCTGEHGVGLGKRALLLEELGQEGLDTLRCIKAALDPHNLMNPGKVL; from the exons atggctcTGCGTCTGGGgcgggtgctggggctggggaggaccCTGGGGCGACGGCACTGCTGCTCCAAg cgccccctGCCCCCTGACTTCGTGGAGGCCCTGAAGGCCGTGGTCGGGGGCCCCAACGTCTCCATGGCCATGACGGTGCGCGAGCAGCACGGCCACGACGAGTCCATGCACAC CTGTGCCCCCCCGGACGCCGTGGTGTGGCCCCAGGCGGTGGAGCAGGTGCAGGAGCTGGCGGCGCTCTGCTACCGCTGCCGCGTGCCCATGGTGCCCTTTGGCACCGGCACCGGCCTCGAGGGCGGCGTCAATGCCGTGCAG GGCGGCGTCTGCTTCGACCTGAGCCGCATGGACGCCATCACGGAGCTGAGCCTCGAGGACTTCTCGGTGGTGGTGGAGCCCGGCGTCACCCACAAGGCCCTCAACAGCCACCTGCGTGGCACGGGGCTCTGGTTCCCTGTCG acCCCGGGGCGGACGCCTCGCTGTGCGGCATGGCAGCCACGGGCGCCTCGGGCACCAATGCGGTGCGCTACGGCACCATGCGGCCCAACGTGCTCAACCTGCGTGTGGTGCTGCCGGATGGACGCCTGCTCCACACTGCCGGCCCCGGGCGCCAGGCCAG GAAGCGGGCGGCCGGCTACGACCTGACCTCACTCTTCGTGGGCTCCGAGGGCACCCTGGGCTTCCTGACACAGGCCACGCTGCGCCTGCATCCCCTGCCCGAGGCCGTCGCCACCACCATTGCCGCCTTCCCCAGTGTGCGGGCAGCCGTGGCCTGCACCGTCCAAGTGCTGCAGGCCGCTGTGCCCGTGGCCCGCATCG AGTTCCTGGACGAGGTGATGGTGGGCGCCTGCAGCCGCTTCAGCGGGCTGGAGTTGCCAGCAGCAGCTACGCTCCTCCTGGAGCTCCATGGCTCCCGGCACAGCCTGGCTGAGCAGCAGCGGCAGGCGG AGGAGATTGTGCGGCTGAACGGTGGCTCCGGCCTGGCTTGGGCGGAAGAGCCGGAGGAGCGTGGGCGGCTCTGGGCCATGCGCCACAGAGCCTGGTACGCTGCCCTGGCCCTGCGGCCTGGCTGCCAG ggctaCTCCACGGACATCTGCGTGCCCATCTCCCGCCTGACCGACGTCGTGGTAGAGACCCAGCGGGACCTGCAGGGCTCCGGCCTCACTG GCCCCATGGTGGGACACGTGGGTGACGGCAACTTCCACTGCCTCCTCGTCTTTGACCCCCAGGACCCAGCCGAGGCACAGCGCGTCCACGCCTTTGCCCAGCGTCTGGGCAG GCGGGCACTGGCGGCAGGGGGCACCTGCACTGGGGAGCACGGCGTGGGGCTGGGCAAGCGGgcgctgctgctggaggagctgggccAGGAGGGGCTGGACACCCTGCGCTGCATCAAGGCCGCGCTGGACCCCCACAACCTCATGAACCCCGGCAAGGTGCTCTGA
- the LOC135314576 gene encoding chymotrypsinogen A-like isoform X1 yields MALLWLLSCLALAGSARATLSLESCGVPAITPVINGYNRIVNGEPAVPGSWPWQVSLQRHNGFHFCGGSLISENWVVTAAHCGVRTTDIVVVGAYDQDSPSPDEQRLGIEKVFKNPRFNMLTIRDDITLLKLATPARLSARVSPVCLPQPTDDFPGGMTCVTTGWGLTDPNAPETPAVLQQVALPLLTNTQCKQYWGYRIADVMVCAGADGASSCMGDSGGPLVCQKDGAWTLVGIVSWGSSTCDPSTPGVYARVTMLRNWINSILAAN; encoded by the exons ATGgctctgctgtggctgctgagctgcctggCGCTGGCGGGCTCTGCCCGTGCCACTCTCTCCCTGGAGA GCTGTGGCGTGCCCGCCATCACACCCGTTATCAACGGCTACAACCGCATCGTCAACGGGGAGCCGGCGGTGCCGGGATCCTGGCCATGGCAGGTCTCCCTCCAG cGCCACAACGGCTTCCACTTCTGTGGCGGGTCGCTGATCAGCGAGAACTGGGTGGTCACCGCTGCCCACTGCGGCGTCAG GACCACCGACATCGTAGTGGTGGGCGCATACGACCAGGACTCGCCCTCCCCTGATGAGCAGAGGCTGGGCATCGAGAAG GTCTTCAAGAACCCCAGGTTCAACATGCTGACCATCCGCGACGACATCACCCTGCTCAAACTGGCCACCCCAGCGCGGCTGTCGGCCCGCGTGTCCCCTgtctgcctgccccagcccaccgATGACTTCCCAGGGGGCATGACCTGTGTCACCACTGGCTGGGGACTCACTGACCCCAACG CCCCAGAGACACCGgcggtgctgcagcaggtggccctgcccctgctcACCAACACGCAGTGTAAGCAGTACTGGGGGTACCGCATCGCTGACGTGATGGTGTGCGCTGGCGCTGATGGCGCCTCCTCCTGCATG GGCGACTCCGGGGGCCCGCTGGTGTGCCAGAAGGATGGCGCCTGGACCCTGGTGGGCATCGTCtcctggggcagcagcaccTGCGACCCCAGCACGCCCGGCGTCTACGCCCGTGTCACTATGCTCCGCAACTGGATCAACTCTATCCTGGCGGCCAACTGA
- the LOC135314576 gene encoding chymotrypsinogen 2-like isoform X2 gives MALLWLLSCLALAGSARCGVPAITPVINGYNRIVNGEPAVPGSWPWQVSLQRHNGFHFCGGSLISENWVVTAAHCGVRTTDIVVVGAYDQDSPSPDEQRLGIEKVFKNPRFNMLTIRDDITLLKLATPARLSARVSPVCLPQPTDDFPGGMTCVTTGWGLTDPNAPETPAVLQQVALPLLTNTQCKQYWGYRIADVMVCAGADGASSCMGDSGGPLVCQKDGAWTLVGIVSWGSSTCDPSTPGVYARVTMLRNWINSILAAN, from the exons ATGgctctgctgtggctgctgagctgcctggCGCTGGCGGGCTCTGCCC GCTGTGGCGTGCCCGCCATCACACCCGTTATCAACGGCTACAACCGCATCGTCAACGGGGAGCCGGCGGTGCCGGGATCCTGGCCATGGCAGGTCTCCCTCCAG cGCCACAACGGCTTCCACTTCTGTGGCGGGTCGCTGATCAGCGAGAACTGGGTGGTCACCGCTGCCCACTGCGGCGTCAG GACCACCGACATCGTAGTGGTGGGCGCATACGACCAGGACTCGCCCTCCCCTGATGAGCAGAGGCTGGGCATCGAGAAG GTCTTCAAGAACCCCAGGTTCAACATGCTGACCATCCGCGACGACATCACCCTGCTCAAACTGGCCACCCCAGCGCGGCTGTCGGCCCGCGTGTCCCCTgtctgcctgccccagcccaccgATGACTTCCCAGGGGGCATGACCTGTGTCACCACTGGCTGGGGACTCACTGACCCCAACG CCCCAGAGACACCGgcggtgctgcagcaggtggccctgcccctgctcACCAACACGCAGTGTAAGCAGTACTGGGGGTACCGCATCGCTGACGTGATGGTGTGCGCTGGCGCTGATGGCGCCTCCTCCTGCATG GGCGACTCCGGGGGCCCGCTGGTGTGCCAGAAGGATGGCGCCTGGACCCTGGTGGGCATCGTCtcctggggcagcagcaccTGCGACCCCAGCACGCCCGGCGTCTACGCCCGTGTCACTATGCTCCGCAACTGGATCAACTCTATCCTGGCGGCCAACTGA
- the LOC135314760 gene encoding probable D-lactate dehydrogenase, mitochondrial isoform X1, protein MALRLGRVLGLGRTLGRRHCCSKRPLPPDFVEALKAVVGGPNVSMAMTVREQHGHDESMHTCAPPDAVVWPQAVEQVQELAALCYRCRVPMVPFGTGTGLEGGVNAVQGGVCFDLSRMDAITELSLEDFSVVVEPGVTHKALNSHLRGTGLWFPVDPGADASLCGMAATGASGTNAVRYGTMRPNVLNLRVVLPDGRLLHTAGPGRQARKRAAGYDLTSLFVGSEGTLGFLTQATLRLHPLPEAVATTIAAFPSVRAAVACTVQVLQAAVPVARIEFLDEVMVGACSRFSGLELPAAATLLLELHGSRHSLAEQQRQAEEIVRLNGGSGLAWAEEPEERGRLWAMRHRAWYAALALRPGCQVPWLCPAQGYSTDICVPISRLTDVVVETQRDLQGSGLTGPSRGTARPRLCPASGQAGTGGRGHLHWGARRGAGQAGAAAGGAGPGGAGHPALHQGRAGPPQPHEPRQGALRGPGTGIQLAGGQPPPVRAGVATLPCTATLPVPPNTPRPLPVGVGPPTPQ, encoded by the exons atggctcTGCGTCTGGGgcgggtgctggggctggggaggaccCTGGGGCGACGGCACTGCTGCTCCAAg cgccccctGCCCCCTGACTTCGTGGAGGCCCTGAAGGCCGTGGTCGGGGGCCCCAACGTCTCCATGGCCATGACGGTGCGCGAGCAGCACGGCCACGACGAGTCCATGCACAC CTGTGCCCCCCCGGACGCCGTGGTGTGGCCCCAGGCGGTGGAGCAGGTGCAGGAGCTGGCGGCGCTCTGCTACCGCTGCCGCGTGCCCATGGTGCCCTTTGGCACCGGCACCGGCCTCGAGGGCGGCGTCAATGCCGTGCAG GGCGGCGTCTGCTTCGACCTGAGCCGCATGGACGCCATCACGGAGCTGAGCCTCGAGGACTTCTCGGTGGTGGTGGAGCCCGGCGTCACCCACAAGGCCCTCAACAGCCACCTGCGTGGCACGGGGCTCTGGTTCCCTGTCG acCCCGGGGCGGACGCCTCGCTGTGCGGCATGGCAGCCACGGGCGCCTCGGGCACCAATGCGGTGCGCTACGGCACCATGCGGCCCAACGTGCTCAACCTGCGTGTGGTGCTGCCGGATGGACGCCTGCTCCACACTGCCGGCCCCGGGCGCCAGGCCAG GAAGCGGGCGGCCGGCTACGACCTGACCTCACTCTTCGTGGGCTCCGAGGGCACCCTGGGCTTCCTGACACAGGCCACGCTGCGCCTGCATCCCCTGCCCGAGGCCGTCGCCACCACCATTGCCGCCTTCCCCAGTGTGCGGGCAGCCGTGGCCTGCACCGTCCAAGTGCTGCAGGCCGCTGTGCCCGTGGCCCGCATCG AGTTCCTGGACGAGGTGATGGTGGGCGCCTGCAGCCGCTTCAGCGGGCTGGAGTTGCCAGCAGCAGCTACGCTCCTCCTGGAGCTCCATGGCTCCCGGCACAGCCTGGCTGAGCAGCAGCGGCAGGCGG AGGAGATTGTGCGGCTGAACGGTGGCTCCGGCCTGGCTTGGGCGGAAGAGCCGGAGGAGCGTGGGCGGCTCTGGGCCATGCGCCACAGAGCCTGGTACGCTGCCCTGGCCCTGCGGCCTGGCTGCCAG GTGCCatggctctgccctgcccagggctaCTCCACGGACATCTGCGTGCCCATCTCCCGCCTGACCGACGTCGTGGTAGAGACCCAGCGGGACCTGCAGGGCTCCGGCCTCACTG GACCCAGCCGAGGCACAGCGCGTCCACGCCTTTGCCCAGCGTCTGGGCAG GCGGGCACTGGCGGCAGGGGGCACCTGCACTGGGGAGCACGGCGTGGGGCTGGGCAAGCGGgcgctgctgctggaggagctgggccAGGAGGGGCTGGACACCCTGCGCTGCATCAAGGCCGCGCTGGACCCCCACAACCTCATGAACCCCGGCAAGGTGCTCTGAGGGGACCCGGCACCGGCATCCAGCTGGCAGGGGGACAGCCACCCCCAGTCAGGGCTGGGGTGGCCACGCTGCCCTGTACTGCCACTCTCCCTGttcccccaaacaccccccGACCCCTCCCTGTGGGTGTGGGACCCCCAACCCCTCAATAA
- the LOC135314760 gene encoding probable D-lactate dehydrogenase, mitochondrial isoform X2: protein MALRLGRVLGLGRTLGRRHCCSKRPLPPDFVEALKAVVGGPNVSMAMTVREQHGHDESMHTCAPPDAVVWPQAVEQVQELAALCYRCRVPMVPFGTGTGLEGGVNAVQGGVCFDLSRMDAITELSLEDFSVVVEPGVTHKALNSHLRGTGLWFPVDPGADASLCGMAATGASGTNAVRYGTMRPNVLNLRVVLPDGRLLHTAGPGRQARKRAAGYDLTSLFVGSEGTLGFLTQATLRLHPLPEAVATTIAAFPSVRAAVACTVQVLQAAVPVARIEFLDEVMVGACSRFSGLELPAAATLLLELHGSRHSLAEQQRQAEEIVRLNGGSGLAWAEEPEERGRLWAMRHRAWYAALALRPGCQGYSTDICVPISRLTDVVVETQRDLQGSGLTGPSRGTARPRLCPASGQAGTGGRGHLHWGARRGAGQAGAAAGGAGPGGAGHPALHQGRAGPPQPHEPRQGALRGPGTGIQLAGGQPPPVRAGVATLPCTATLPVPPNTPRPLPVGVGPPTPQ from the exons atggctcTGCGTCTGGGgcgggtgctggggctggggaggaccCTGGGGCGACGGCACTGCTGCTCCAAg cgccccctGCCCCCTGACTTCGTGGAGGCCCTGAAGGCCGTGGTCGGGGGCCCCAACGTCTCCATGGCCATGACGGTGCGCGAGCAGCACGGCCACGACGAGTCCATGCACAC CTGTGCCCCCCCGGACGCCGTGGTGTGGCCCCAGGCGGTGGAGCAGGTGCAGGAGCTGGCGGCGCTCTGCTACCGCTGCCGCGTGCCCATGGTGCCCTTTGGCACCGGCACCGGCCTCGAGGGCGGCGTCAATGCCGTGCAG GGCGGCGTCTGCTTCGACCTGAGCCGCATGGACGCCATCACGGAGCTGAGCCTCGAGGACTTCTCGGTGGTGGTGGAGCCCGGCGTCACCCACAAGGCCCTCAACAGCCACCTGCGTGGCACGGGGCTCTGGTTCCCTGTCG acCCCGGGGCGGACGCCTCGCTGTGCGGCATGGCAGCCACGGGCGCCTCGGGCACCAATGCGGTGCGCTACGGCACCATGCGGCCCAACGTGCTCAACCTGCGTGTGGTGCTGCCGGATGGACGCCTGCTCCACACTGCCGGCCCCGGGCGCCAGGCCAG GAAGCGGGCGGCCGGCTACGACCTGACCTCACTCTTCGTGGGCTCCGAGGGCACCCTGGGCTTCCTGACACAGGCCACGCTGCGCCTGCATCCCCTGCCCGAGGCCGTCGCCACCACCATTGCCGCCTTCCCCAGTGTGCGGGCAGCCGTGGCCTGCACCGTCCAAGTGCTGCAGGCCGCTGTGCCCGTGGCCCGCATCG AGTTCCTGGACGAGGTGATGGTGGGCGCCTGCAGCCGCTTCAGCGGGCTGGAGTTGCCAGCAGCAGCTACGCTCCTCCTGGAGCTCCATGGCTCCCGGCACAGCCTGGCTGAGCAGCAGCGGCAGGCGG AGGAGATTGTGCGGCTGAACGGTGGCTCCGGCCTGGCTTGGGCGGAAGAGCCGGAGGAGCGTGGGCGGCTCTGGGCCATGCGCCACAGAGCCTGGTACGCTGCCCTGGCCCTGCGGCCTGGCTGCCAG ggctaCTCCACGGACATCTGCGTGCCCATCTCCCGCCTGACCGACGTCGTGGTAGAGACCCAGCGGGACCTGCAGGGCTCCGGCCTCACTG GACCCAGCCGAGGCACAGCGCGTCCACGCCTTTGCCCAGCGTCTGGGCAG GCGGGCACTGGCGGCAGGGGGCACCTGCACTGGGGAGCACGGCGTGGGGCTGGGCAAGCGGgcgctgctgctggaggagctgggccAGGAGGGGCTGGACACCCTGCGCTGCATCAAGGCCGCGCTGGACCCCCACAACCTCATGAACCCCGGCAAGGTGCTCTGAGGGGACCCGGCACCGGCATCCAGCTGGCAGGGGGACAGCCACCCCCAGTCAGGGCTGGGGTGGCCACGCTGCCCTGTACTGCCACTCTCCCTGttcccccaaacaccccccGACCCCTCCCTGTGGGTGTGGGACCCCCAACCCCTCAATAA
- the LOC135314760 gene encoding probable D-lactate dehydrogenase, mitochondrial isoform X4 produces MALRLGRVLGLGRTLGRRHCCSKRPLPPDFVEALKAVVGGPNVSMAMTVREQHGHDESMHTCAPPDAVVWPQAVEQVQELAALCYRCRVPMVPFGTGTGLEGGVNAVQGGVCFDLSRMDAITELSLEDFSVVVEPGVTHKALNSHLRGTGLWFPVDPGADASLCGMAATGASGTNAVRYGTMRPNVLNLRVVLPDGRLLHTAGPGRQARKRAAGYDLTSLFVGSEGTLGFLTQATLRLHPLPEAVATTIAAFPSVRAAVACTVQVLQAAVPVARIEFLDEVMVGACSRFSGLELPAAATLLLELHGSRHSLAEQQRQAGLLHGHLRAHLPPDRRRGRDPAGPAGLRPHWTQPRHSASTPLPSVWAGGHWRQGAPALGSTAWGWASGRCCWRSWARRGWTPCAASRPRWTPTTS; encoded by the exons atggctcTGCGTCTGGGgcgggtgctggggctggggaggaccCTGGGGCGACGGCACTGCTGCTCCAAg cgccccctGCCCCCTGACTTCGTGGAGGCCCTGAAGGCCGTGGTCGGGGGCCCCAACGTCTCCATGGCCATGACGGTGCGCGAGCAGCACGGCCACGACGAGTCCATGCACAC CTGTGCCCCCCCGGACGCCGTGGTGTGGCCCCAGGCGGTGGAGCAGGTGCAGGAGCTGGCGGCGCTCTGCTACCGCTGCCGCGTGCCCATGGTGCCCTTTGGCACCGGCACCGGCCTCGAGGGCGGCGTCAATGCCGTGCAG GGCGGCGTCTGCTTCGACCTGAGCCGCATGGACGCCATCACGGAGCTGAGCCTCGAGGACTTCTCGGTGGTGGTGGAGCCCGGCGTCACCCACAAGGCCCTCAACAGCCACCTGCGTGGCACGGGGCTCTGGTTCCCTGTCG acCCCGGGGCGGACGCCTCGCTGTGCGGCATGGCAGCCACGGGCGCCTCGGGCACCAATGCGGTGCGCTACGGCACCATGCGGCCCAACGTGCTCAACCTGCGTGTGGTGCTGCCGGATGGACGCCTGCTCCACACTGCCGGCCCCGGGCGCCAGGCCAG GAAGCGGGCGGCCGGCTACGACCTGACCTCACTCTTCGTGGGCTCCGAGGGCACCCTGGGCTTCCTGACACAGGCCACGCTGCGCCTGCATCCCCTGCCCGAGGCCGTCGCCACCACCATTGCCGCCTTCCCCAGTGTGCGGGCAGCCGTGGCCTGCACCGTCCAAGTGCTGCAGGCCGCTGTGCCCGTGGCCCGCATCG AGTTCCTGGACGAGGTGATGGTGGGCGCCTGCAGCCGCTTCAGCGGGCTGGAGTTGCCAGCAGCAGCTACGCTCCTCCTGGAGCTCCATGGCTCCCGGCACAGCCTGGCTGAGCAGCAGCGGCAGGCGG ggctaCTCCACGGACATCTGCGTGCCCATCTCCCGCCTGACCGACGTCGTGGTAGAGACCCAGCGGGACCTGCAGGGCTCCGGCCTCACTG GACCCAGCCGAGGCACAGCGCGTCCACGCCTTTGCCCAGCGTCTGGGCAG GCGGGCACTGGCGGCAGGGGGCACCTGCACTGGGGAGCACGGCGTGGGGCTGGGCAAGCGGgcgctgctgctggaggagctgggccAGGAGGGGCTGGACACCCTGCGCTGCATCAAGGCCGCGCTGGACCCCCACAACCTCATGA